Proteins encoded within one genomic window of Neodiprion fabricii isolate iyNeoFabr1 chromosome 6, iyNeoFabr1.1, whole genome shotgun sequence:
- the LOC124185691 gene encoding echinoderm microtubule-associated protein-like 2 isoform X1, with protein MSTPDTMDTIDEAEQAWHEMLECETGSLIGRVADLERQSLAQRDEIVCLRATLADALRRIAQLEGRERREDDRIERRLERGLSSPIRNGHVPQRNSQATGSQKDLRLRQSSVASYRHSSGSSQDVRDAAASPRRPVSYTPPSQLPQRRSVHYQSTGSLHSDSPSSSSVSPVPSPSPRATPLPVARSPTTKTNGPPQSSLRRAKRWSSTGDFTHSPQSPAGVAAQLGGSRLSTSTKSLFNLFKPSVLSNVKHGTRGMQYNEDEGTITMHLRGRPILLFPPTPFMESYDLHKVSTPPQSKLKLDWVYGYRGKDCRSNLHLLPTGEIVYFVAAVVVLYNPEEHSQRHYIGHTDDVKCIAIHPNKLLIATGQVAGTDRRDALPHIRIWNSVSLTTNHIIGTGEFDGAICCLSFSKADGGNLLCAIDETSDHNISIWDWQKGDRGMKLTETKCSVDTVVCAEWHPLERNQIVTCGKSHISFWSLDNGGMLYKRMGVFENRDKPKYVTCVAFNQNGDVLTGDSNGNIIVWARGTNTISRLVRNLHDGSIFSMCVLKDGTVVTGGGKDGRILHYDASLSLTGEEAQIEGHFGGIRTVSEGRGSQLLVGTTRNCILVGDLEMGFNPAVLGHTDEVWGLAAHPTLPQFATAGHDRLLQMWDSLSHSVVWSKDIGEQAQSVCFSPDGTVMIVGCTSGKCLAIDSETRELYTHHSDGSEPLQVVRFSPDGSSLAIGSRDNSIYIYQVNDDATKYSRVGRCMQKRTRGIRGHSSFITHLDWSVDSQYLRSNSGDYELLYWNPGICRQIPKSSLLRDVDWATHSCIISFETIGVWPESADGTDINNCARSGDGKLLATGDDFGKVKLFSYPACQPKSLFHVYAGHSSHVTNVSFLQDDTRLVSTGGNDTSVLQWIVS; from the exons ATGTCAACGCCGGACACGATGGACACTATAGACGAGGCTGAGCAGGCATGGC ACGAGATGCTAGAATGTGAGACTGGCTCGCTGATAGGCAGAGTGGCTGATCTCGAAAGACAATCGCTGGCACAACGCGACGAGATCGTATGTCTAAGGGCAACATTGGCGGATGCTTTACGAAGAATCGCCCAACTCGAGGgtagagagagaagagaagatgACAGAATCGAGCGAAGGCTGGAACGCGGCTTGTCGTCGCCGATTAGAAACGGTCACGTGCCGCAAAGAA ATAGCCAGGCTACCGGCTCTCAGAAAGACCTTCGGCTAAGGCAATCTAGTGTCGCATCCTACAGGCATTCGAGTGGCTCCAGTCAGGATGTTAGGGACGCTGCTGCTAGTCCTCGAAGACCAGTTAGCTATACCCCTCCTTCGCAGCTCCCTCAAAG AAGATCTGTACATTATCAGTCAACGGGTTCGCTCCACTCGGACAGTCCAAGCAGTAGCAGCGTTTCACCTGTGCCTTCGCCAAGTCCGAGAGCGACGCCGTTGCCTGTTGCAAG ATCACCAACGACAAAAACAAACGGACCGCCACAGAGTAGCCTTCGACGAGCTAAAAGGTGGTCTTCGACAGGGGATTTTACGCATTCGCCACAATCGCCGGCCGGGGTCGCGGCGCAACTCGGTGGTTCCAG ATTATCAACATCGACCAAGTCACTATTCAATCTCTTCAAGCCTTCCGTGTTGAGCAACGTCAAACATGG CACGAGAGGCATGCAGTACAATGAGGACGAAGGAACGATCACGATGCATCTACGCGGGAGGCCGATACTCCTGTTTCCTCCAACGCCGTTCATGGAGTCCTACGACTTGCACAAGGTCTCCACGCCACCCCAAAGCAAGCTAAAATTGGACTGGGTTTACGGTTATAGAGGAAAGGACTGCAGGAGCAACTTGCACCTGTTGCCGACCGGTGAAATCGTCTATTTCGTAGCGGCGGTCGTGGTCTTGTACAACCCTGAGGAACACAGCCAAAGGCACTACATCGGTCACACCGACGATGTCAAATG CATAGCGATACACCCGAACAAGTTGTTAATAGCGACTGGCCAAGTGGCGGGAACTGACAGAAGAGATGCCCTT CCGCATATCAGGATATGGAACTCTGTGAGCTTGACGACGAATCATATCATTGGTACAGGAGAATTTGACGGGGCCATTTGCTGCCTGTCATTTTCAAAAGCAGACGGCGGTAATTTGCTATGCGCTATCGATGAGACGTCGGATCACAACATATCGATTTGGGACTGGCAGAAGGGTGATCGCGGCATGAAACTGACGGAGACAAAG TGTTCCGTTGACACGGTAGTTTGCGCCGAATGGCATCCGTTGGAGCGAAATCAAATAGTGACCTGCGGCAAGAGCCACATTTCGTTCTGGTCCCTCGACAACGGGGGTATGCTCTACAAGAGGATGGGGGTGTTTGAGAATCGGGACAAGCCTAAATACGTTACCTGTGTGGCCTTTAATCAAAATGGCGATGTCCTGACCGGAGATAGTAACGGAAACATCATCGTGTGGGCGAGAG gAACAAACACCATTTCTAGGCTGGTGAGAAATCTACACGACGGATCTATATTCTCGATGTGCGTATTAAAAGACGGAACCGTTGTCACCGGAGGTGGAAAAGACGGGAGGATATTGCATTACGACGCGTCTTTGAGTCTGACCGGAGAAGAGGCTCAG ATCGAAGGCCACTTTGGTGGGATAAGAACAGTTTCGGAAGGACGTGGGTCTCAATTGCTGGTTGGCACCACACGCAACTGTATCTTGGTTGGCGATTTGGAAATGGGTTTCAATCCAGCGGTCTTGGGACACACCGATGAGGTTTGGGGACTGGCTGCTCATCCCACCTTGCCACAATTTGCGACCGCCGGTCATGACCGGCTATTACAAATGTGGGACAGTCTGAGCCACTCCGTTGTGTGGAGCAAGGACATCGGA GAACAAGCACAGAGCGTGTGTTTCTCGCCAGACGGTACGGTGATGATCGTTGGTTGCACTTCTGGTAAATGTCTCGCAATCGATAGCGAAACAAGAGAATTATATACTCATCATTCCGACGGTTCTGAACCATTGCAA GTTGTGAGATTTTCGCCCGATGGATCGTCACTCGCGATCGGATCTAGAGACAACAGCATTTACATATATCAAGTGAACGATGATGCCACAAAGTACAGCCGCGTTGGAAGATGCATG CAAAAGAGGACTCGAGGAATTAGA GGACACTCGAGTTTCATCACCCATCTCGATTGGTCGGTTGATAGTCAGTACTTGAGGAGTAACAGCGGGGATTACGAGTTGTTGTACT GGAATCCGGGTATTTGTCGGCAAATACCAAAATCGTCGTTGTTACGAGACGTCGATTGGGCGACGCACAGCTGCATCATTAGCTTCGAAACGATCGGCGTTTGGCCGGAAAGTGCGGACGGTACCGATATCAACAACTGCGCAAGAAGCGGGGATGGAAAATTGCTGGCAACCGGAGACGACTTTGGAAAAGTGAAACTTTTCTCTTATCCGGCCTGCCAACCAAAG TCTTTGTTCCACGTTTATGCCGGCCACTCGAGTCACGTGACAAACGTTTCATTTCTGCAAGATGACACGAGACTGGTTTCAACCGGTGGTAATGACACCAGCGTTTTGCAATGGATCGTGTCCTAA